The following are encoded together in the Melitaea cinxia chromosome 22, ilMelCinx1.1, whole genome shotgun sequence genome:
- the LOC123664684 gene encoding uncharacterized protein LOC123664684 produces the protein MSQIFIISLFLLIVQTRSYDLLLGYPDTNSNIIYSKVHQENPAIWYRSETFTVNCSKSEVINAIKVLDLRDDLMGEVYLKSGGIGQKFVTLELDSPSIFRGYNFYVEIYAIQNNEFMFKHGK, from the coding sequence ATGtctcaaatatttatcatttcgttatttttgttgattgttcAAACACGTTCTTACGACTTACTACTCGGCTATCCAGatacaaattcaaatattatcTACAGCAAAGTACACCAAGAAAATCCAGCGATATGGTATAGATCAGAAACGTTCACAGTCAACTGTTCAAAGAGTGAAGTGATCAACGCTATTAAGGTACTGGATTTAAGAGATGACCTTATGGGAGAAGTTTATTTGAAATCTGGAGGTATCGGACAGAAGTTTGTGACGCTCGAGTTAGACAGTCCAAGCATATTCCGCGGCTATAACTTCTACGTCGAAATTTACGCGATACAAAACAATGAGTTTATGTTTAAACACGGCAAGTGA